The following are encoded in a window of Rubrobacter calidifluminis genomic DNA:
- a CDS encoding ROK family transcriptional regulator encodes MRRTPGRPGLLGKMNAGLLLEVIRDRGPLSRPQLASATGLSLPTVNSRVGELLAAGYVREDGWTRSTGGKRARLLRFNEDFGYVVGLDVGGHQVSVAVADLSGDIVHFERRPLGTRVDAGSILKASAEMFEAALAASRVSKVKVMAVGVSTPGLVDPSSGEVALVPNIPGWASLGPARRLEEMLGVRPLLENNVNAAMVGEHWKGVARGCDDAVFVAIGTGIGAGIMIGGRLYRGFHGGAGEIGLQRDFEDDQVLDEEFGPFERRASGLGIAQRYRELAGEGEEMTTRKIFAAARQGDELARRVISEASSVLAGGIVNLCAILDPEMVVLGGGVARAGEEIAGPVRRRLHSALPAPPSLMLSALGDRVSVVGAAKIALDAALKEEPLLGSQSRMSGKGE; translated from the coding sequence GTGCGAAGGACACCGGGAAGGCCGGGACTGCTGGGGAAGATGAACGCCGGGCTTCTACTCGAGGTAATCCGGGACCGGGGACCACTCTCCAGGCCACAGCTTGCGTCAGCCACCGGGTTGAGCCTGCCCACCGTGAACTCCCGGGTGGGGGAACTTCTCGCTGCAGGATACGTGCGGGAGGATGGCTGGACGCGATCGACGGGTGGCAAGCGGGCCAGGCTGCTGCGCTTCAACGAGGATTTCGGCTATGTGGTCGGGCTGGATGTCGGCGGGCATCAGGTATCGGTGGCGGTAGCGGATCTCTCCGGGGACATCGTGCACTTCGAACGCCGCCCGCTGGGGACGCGTGTCGACGCCGGGAGCATCCTCAAAGCCTCGGCGGAGATGTTCGAAGCCGCGCTTGCGGCATCGCGCGTCTCGAAGGTCAAGGTCATGGCCGTCGGCGTATCCACCCCGGGGCTAGTGGATCCCTCGAGCGGAGAGGTTGCCTTGGTACCCAACATCCCGGGATGGGCTTCCCTGGGTCCGGCGCGGCGGCTGGAGGAGATGCTTGGGGTCCGGCCCCTGCTCGAGAACAACGTCAACGCGGCGATGGTGGGAGAACACTGGAAAGGGGTTGCCAGAGGCTGCGATGACGCTGTCTTCGTGGCGATCGGGACCGGGATCGGGGCGGGGATCATGATCGGGGGAAGGCTCTATCGCGGGTTCCATGGCGGAGCAGGTGAGATAGGGCTACAGCGGGACTTCGAAGACGATCAGGTTCTCGATGAAGAGTTCGGACCATTCGAGCGCCGGGCCTCCGGGCTGGGCATAGCCCAGCGCTACCGCGAGCTGGCCGGTGAGGGGGAAGAGATGACCACGCGCAAGATCTTCGCCGCGGCCCGTCAGGGAGACGAGCTGGCACGCAGGGTGATCTCGGAGGCGAGTTCGGTGTTAGCGGGGGGGATCGTGAACCTCTGCGCGATCCTCGACCCAGAGATGGTCGTGTTGGGAGGGGGCGTTGCCCGGGCCGGAGAGGAGATAGCAGGTCCCGTGCGTCGGAGGCTGCACAGCGCACTTCCCGCCCCCCCAAGCCTCATGCTGTCTGCCCTGGGGGACAGGGTTTCGGTGGTTGGGGCGGCGAAGATAGCGCTCGACGCAGCGCTCAAGGAAGAACCGCTGCTCGGCAGCCAGAGCAGAATGTCGGGGAAAGGAGAATAG
- a CDS encoding ribokinase — MRAADVLVVGSINQDFVLMVPRRPRPGETVTGAELSLHGGGKGANQAAAASLLGSSTSILGCVGGDAFGRALLRSLRKFSVDVSLVREVGELRTGSAFITVTPDGENAITVAPGANLALTSRDVGAAATQIRDVGVVVVQMEIPLESVEETVRIADQAGTRVVLNLAPPVDLHPETLRVADPLVLNEHEASFLLRRRNKGSDNLEECLAMVPALLELGPRSVVVTLGHFGAVFSDGVSPPRHIPAPRVRAVDTTAAGDAFVGALAKSLVAGEPLQQAVSFAVWAGAFAVTREGAQESLPTLDALLRFKGDNARTHG; from the coding sequence GTGCGGGCAGCTGACGTACTCGTCGTAGGTTCGATCAACCAGGACTTCGTGCTCATGGTGCCCCGGCGCCCGAGGCCCGGCGAGACGGTCACGGGCGCCGAGCTCTCCCTCCACGGCGGTGGCAAGGGAGCGAACCAAGCCGCCGCGGCATCGCTGCTCGGCTCATCCACCTCCATCCTGGGGTGTGTGGGCGGAGACGCGTTCGGGAGGGCGTTGCTCCGATCCTTGAGGAAGTTCAGCGTCGATGTCTCTCTGGTCAGAGAGGTAGGTGAACTCCGGACGGGCTCGGCCTTCATCACGGTAACGCCCGATGGCGAGAACGCCATCACAGTAGCTCCGGGAGCAAACCTGGCCCTCACCTCCAGAGACGTAGGAGCCGCGGCTACACAGATACGTGATGTGGGCGTGGTGGTGGTTCAGATGGAGATTCCCCTCGAGAGCGTGGAGGAAACGGTGAGGATCGCCGATCAGGCCGGCACCCGCGTGGTCCTGAACCTGGCGCCGCCGGTCGACCTTCATCCGGAAACACTCCGCGTGGCGGATCCGCTCGTGCTCAACGAGCACGAAGCCTCGTTTCTTTTGCGGAGGAGAAACAAAGGGTCAGACAACCTCGAGGAGTGCCTCGCCATGGTCCCGGCCCTGCTCGAGCTTGGTCCACGCTCCGTGGTTGTGACGCTCGGTCATTTCGGCGCGGTATTCTCCGATGGTGTATCGCCACCTCGGCACATTCCGGCTCCGAGGGTAAGAGCGGTCGACACCACGGCGGCGGGTGACGCGTTCGTTGGAGCCCTGGCGAAGAGCCTGGTGGCAGGGGAGCCATTGCAGCAGGCCGTATCCTTCGCCGTCTGGGCGGGCGCGTTCGCGGTAACCAGAGAGGGGGCTCAGGAGTCTCTTCCTACCCTCGATGCGTTGCTGAGGTTCAAAGGGGACAATGCGCGTACTCACGGCTGA